One window of the Deltaproteobacteria bacterium genome contains the following:
- a CDS encoding NifB/NifX family molybdenum-iron cluster-binding protein — protein MKIAVSSKGPDITSEVDPRFGRAKYILVVETDSGEVETLDNSKNADALRGAGIQTAAWVADRGATALITGHCGPNAFEVLKKAGIKVANNASGTVKQTIADFLDGKLPVADKADVEGGW, from the coding sequence ATGAAAATCGCCGTATCGTCGAAGGGTCCGGATATCACATCCGAGGTAGATCCACGATTTGGCAGAGCGAAATACATACTCGTGGTGGAAACGGACTCCGGTGAAGTGGAAACGCTGGACAATTCGAAAAACGCCGATGCTCTCAGAGGGGCGGGTATTCAAACGGCCGCCTGGGTGGCGGATCGGGGCGCCACCGCACTGATCACGGGTCACTGCGGCCCCAATGCCTTCGAGGTGTTGAAAAAGGCGGGGATCAAAGTGGCCAACAATGCAAGCGGAACGGTCAAACAAACCATCGCTGATTTCCTGGACGGGAAGTTGCCCGTGGCCGATAAAGCGGACGTGGAAGGCGGATGGTAG
- a CDS encoding DUF4416 family protein, whose product MSSPRVPPPAKLVASILGNADENILKAGEQLEKEFGPADFVSDVGPFEWTDYYSSEMGAPLVRRFFSFDRLVQADRLPEIKWLTNDLEQALSLSGRRTVNIDPGLLTQGSLVLATGKERAHRIYLGRSIFADLTLMYQSKSYHPLPWTYPDYAREEVITYMNRIRRTYGQQLKALRTVSES is encoded by the coding sequence TTGAGTTCGCCGCGCGTTCCGCCTCCGGCCAAGCTTGTGGCGAGTATCCTGGGGAACGCTGATGAAAACATACTGAAGGCCGGAGAGCAACTCGAAAAGGAATTCGGCCCTGCCGATTTCGTCAGCGATGTTGGTCCGTTTGAGTGGACGGATTATTATTCATCGGAAATGGGCGCCCCGCTGGTCCGAAGGTTTTTTTCTTTTGATCGGCTCGTGCAGGCGGATCGGCTGCCCGAAATTAAATGGCTGACGAACGATCTCGAACAAGCGCTTTCCCTTTCGGGAAGAAGGACCGTCAATATAGACCCGGGCCTATTGACGCAGGGAAGCTTGGTTTTGGCCACGGGCAAGGAACGCGCCCATAGGATTTATCTTGGCAGGAGCATTTTTGCGGATTTGACATTAATGTATCAGAGTAAATCATATCACCCTCTCCCTTGGACTTACCCCGATTACGCTCGCGAAGAGGTTATCACGTATATGAACCGCATCCGCAGAACGTACGGACAGCAGCTAAAGGCTCTGAGAACGGTTTCCGAATCATGA
- a CDS encoding response regulator, producing the protein MKKTPEIRVLVVEPNRDIADWMMPVLEDRGYGVDFCTQADEAVQRIRNNRYDLVLVHDEVEIWPGRDLVKEVVRVSPFTCCGVITDMDANEIHDRMESLGIVGHVGTKPDPETLNTLLDGFESIWKLTVPTAGSLAR; encoded by the coding sequence ATGAAGAAAACTCCGGAGATTCGGGTTCTGGTAGTGGAACCGAATCGAGATATTGCGGACTGGATGATGCCCGTGCTGGAAGACCGCGGCTACGGGGTGGACTTCTGTACTCAGGCGGACGAAGCCGTTCAACGTATACGGAACAACAGGTACGACCTGGTGCTGGTTCACGATGAAGTCGAGATATGGCCGGGGAGAGATCTTGTGAAGGAAGTGGTCCGGGTTTCTCCTTTTACCTGTTGTGGTGTGATCACCGACATGGATGCGAACGAAATTCACGACCGTATGGAAAGCCTGGGCATCGTGGGCCACGTGGGGACGAAGCCGGACCCGGAGACGTTGAACACCCTTTTGGACGGTTTCGAGTCCATCTGGAAATTAACCGTTCCCACCGCGGGTTCGTTGGCTCGCTGA
- a CDS encoding polysaccharide deacetylase family protein, with protein MKTRSVRVPILYYHRVDEGLHPTKGVSPSAFAEQMRWLSIRGYQTISFRELAAFFDEQGVLPPKPVMVTFDDGYLDNYRVAAPILKQNGLTATIFLVSDFIGERSSWISDPDQVVPLMNRDQVRELHKEGFSFGSHTCRHSCLVRVPPESAREEIFRSKQDIENVLQAEVDGFCYPYGDYDESSVEMVRDAGYKAARVVHTDNRHAKKDLFTLHCVKVNGAIKLLKFAYYLTEWYHLESWRERRRKGCAS; from the coding sequence ATGAAGACGCGTTCGGTCCGGGTGCCCATATTGTACTATCACCGTGTGGACGAGGGACTTCACCCGACCAAGGGAGTGTCTCCTTCGGCTTTCGCGGAACAGATGCGATGGTTGAGCATCCGCGGGTACCAAACAATATCCTTTCGCGAGTTGGCGGCGTTCTTTGACGAGCAAGGCGTTTTACCGCCCAAGCCCGTCATGGTCACGTTTGACGACGGTTATCTGGATAACTATCGAGTTGCCGCCCCCATTCTGAAACAAAACGGTCTTACCGCAACTATTTTTCTTGTTTCCGATTTTATCGGGGAAAGAAGCAGTTGGATTTCCGACCCCGACCAAGTGGTCCCTCTGATGAATCGGGACCAGGTTCGGGAGCTGCACAAGGAAGGTTTCTCCTTCGGTTCCCACACGTGCCGGCATAGTTGTCTGGTGCGCGTGCCTCCCGAGTCAGCGCGGGAAGAGATCTTCCGATCCAAGCAAGACATCGAGAACGTACTGCAGGCCGAAGTGGACGGCTTCTGTTATCCGTATGGCGATTATGACGAATCTTCGGTCGAAATGGTCCGTGATGCGGGCTACAAGGCCGCCCGTGTGGTACATACGGACAACCGGCATGCGAAAAAGGACCTGTTCACGCTTCATTGCGTTAAAGTCAACGGCGCGATCAAGTTGTTGAAATTCGCCTATTACCTTACCGAATGGTACCATCTGGAGAGTTGGCGGGAGCGACGTCGAAAAGGGTGCGCGTCATGA
- a CDS encoding glycosyltransferase: MKTPSNRYCKPALARRLNESGHEVHMLASRWKSEGENIRFHRVAAPRGPAFLQILWFAMACKRLTSGNEYDIVHSFERTLGQDVYRAGDGCHKEWLIQRAKADPALKRVSYGFNPLHLTYLYLEKRLFSEPALKKVIANSNRGKAEIMAHYGVDTRRIRVIHNGFNPDLLDAPSEPLSVGNPADRFALFVGSGYERKGLATAIQCLALLGDSRVKLLVVGKDRPGRFEKLASRSGVADRVLFCGPQKNVAPFYRRARCFILPTLYEPFSNACLEAAAFGLPVVTTRMNGFSELIKEGVNGYILENPLDIAAAATALESAIEQGRVAPGELPTLEENVRSTLEIYEEILEST, from the coding sequence ATGAAAACACCCTCAAACAGATACTGCAAACCCGCCCTCGCCCGCAGGCTGAACGAAAGCGGGCATGAAGTGCATATGCTCGCAAGCCGGTGGAAGTCCGAGGGTGAGAACATCCGCTTCCATCGTGTCGCGGCGCCCCGTGGACCGGCTTTTCTTCAGATTCTCTGGTTTGCGATGGCTTGTAAACGATTGACGTCCGGAAATGAGTATGACATTGTCCACAGCTTCGAGAGGACGTTGGGACAGGATGTCTACAGGGCGGGAGACGGGTGCCACAAAGAATGGCTGATTCAGAGGGCGAAAGCCGATCCTGCCCTGAAACGTGTCTCGTATGGATTTAATCCACTCCATCTGACCTATCTGTATTTGGAAAAAAGGCTTTTTTCCGAGCCGGCCCTAAAAAAGGTCATCGCGAACTCGAACCGGGGCAAGGCTGAGATTATGGCTCACTACGGAGTGGACACCCGCAGGATTCGGGTGATTCACAATGGTTTCAATCCCGACTTGTTGGACGCGCCCTCTGAACCTCTCTCCGTCGGAAACCCAGCGGATCGCTTCGCCTTGTTCGTGGGTTCCGGTTATGAACGAAAGGGCCTTGCCACGGCCATCCAATGTCTGGCTCTACTGGGGGATTCGCGAGTTAAGTTGCTGGTGGTGGGGAAAGATCGTCCCGGCAGATTTGAAAAGCTCGCTTCACGATCAGGAGTGGCGGACCGCGTGCTGTTTTGCGGACCTCAAAAGAACGTAGCGCCCTTTTACAGGCGCGCGAGGTGTTTCATTTTACCCACCCTCTATGAACCTTTCAGCAATGCTTGTCTCGAGGCGGCGGCCTTTGGGTTGCCGGTGGTGACCACCCGGATGAATGGTTTTTCCGAACTCATCAAAGAAGGCGTAAACGGGTACATACTCGAGAACCCGCTGGACATCGCGGCGGCGGCAACCGCACTCGAGAGCGCGATCGAGCAGGGTAGAGTGGCGCCGGGCGAGTTGCCTACGCTGGAGGAAAACGTCAGGAGCACGCTGGAAATTTACGAGGAGATCCTCGAAAGCACATGA
- a CDS encoding carboxymuconolactone decarboxylase family protein, with product MSEKGMPKWFDTIRTRHKAYMEAVEELGKAAHKEGPLNEKTAHLIQLGAATALRSEGAVHSHVRRALQSGASPDEIRHAIILVTSTIGFPTVSAALSWAEDVITSQGN from the coding sequence ATGTCGGAGAAAGGCATGCCCAAGTGGTTCGACACCATACGGACAAGGCACAAAGCGTATATGGAAGCGGTTGAAGAACTAGGCAAGGCGGCGCACAAGGAAGGGCCCCTGAATGAGAAGACCGCCCACCTGATTCAACTGGGCGCTGCTACGGCCTTGCGATCCGAGGGCGCGGTCCACAGTCATGTCCGAAGGGCGCTCCAATCTGGAGCCTCCCCGGACGAAATCCGCCATGCCATTATTCTGGTGACCAGTACGATTGGATTTCCCACAGTGTCGGCTGCCTTGAGCTGGGCGGAGGATGTAATCACGTCTCAAGGAAACTGA
- a CDS encoding iron-sulfur cluster assembly scaffold protein, with the protein MESAKKMDPDMARMLSETGYSDKAIRYLEDTPGLGILENADHVTDLVGPCGDSMKLSLDVDGGIIRDARIQVLGCPGAIASGCALVSLAKGRSMEDARKLTIEDLYAEVERLPEKKIHCARLVLKTLHKAVDEYVQKQTDKGERK; encoded by the coding sequence ATGGAGAGTGCAAAGAAGATGGACCCTGATATGGCCCGAATGCTTTCGGAAACCGGCTATTCGGATAAAGCGATCCGATACCTCGAAGATACGCCGGGCCTGGGGATTTTGGAGAACGCGGATCACGTCACGGATCTGGTGGGACCCTGTGGAGACTCCATGAAATTGTCGCTGGACGTCGACGGGGGAATCATCCGTGACGCTCGAATTCAAGTTTTGGGATGTCCGGGAGCGATAGCGTCCGGATGCGCTCTGGTCAGCCTGGCCAAAGGCAGGTCCATGGAGGATGCGCGGAAATTGACCATAGAGGACCTTTACGCGGAAGTCGAGAGGTTGCCGGAGAAGAAGATCCACTGCGCGCGTCTGGTCCTGAAAACATTGCACAAGGCGGTAGACGAGTACGTACAAAAGCAAACCGATAAAGGTGAACGGAAATGA
- a CDS encoding glycosyltransferase family 9 protein, whose product MGLWNKTVLAGTRAYFKRQVKKRPLIPLSCRNLDSIRRILLVSNTAIGDTLLSTPAIRAVKKSYPDRHVGLVCDARYQSLVHRNPHIDQIHLSRSKFYGMKSLIRELRDVGYDVAVILHGNDPESVPMCYLAGTETIIGMGTSKFRFLTSDPVDIVDPFLHTIERRLELVRRIGAEAHGVHMDLVTSPETDVAAAEIVRRHLGNIKGPLVGLHPAGSGSYKWWPWKRFVEIADRLTAEYEAGFIVFCGAREADLGDSIARAIRAPSFATNGLYDLSVVAGMLKQCDLLVTTDSGPMHMGFSLEVPTLALIGADHPARIGPYRVGQVEVLYRKEEVCAEPKCTNRKCPDNVCLKAIEVDDVWERISTRFRAILNNGRTKEIL is encoded by the coding sequence GTGGGACTCTGGAACAAGACCGTTCTAGCGGGTACTCGAGCTTATTTCAAACGTCAAGTGAAGAAAAGGCCGCTGATTCCGCTCTCCTGTCGCAACTTGGATTCGATACGGCGAATTCTGCTCGTTTCGAATACCGCCATAGGGGATACTCTCCTTTCCACGCCTGCCATACGGGCCGTGAAGAAGTCCTATCCGGACCGCCATGTGGGACTGGTATGTGACGCGCGCTACCAGTCGCTCGTGCACCGTAATCCGCATATCGATCAGATTCATCTGTCCAGAAGCAAGTTTTACGGTATGAAAAGCCTGATCCGGGAACTGCGGGACGTCGGCTACGACGTCGCCGTAATTCTACACGGGAACGATCCGGAGTCCGTTCCCATGTGCTATCTCGCGGGAACGGAAACCATCATCGGTATGGGCACCAGCAAGTTCAGGTTTCTGACGTCCGACCCTGTCGATATCGTGGATCCGTTTCTGCACACCATCGAACGAAGGTTGGAACTGGTCCGACGCATAGGGGCGGAGGCTCACGGCGTCCACATGGATTTGGTGACTTCGCCGGAAACGGATGTCGCCGCCGCCGAGATCGTGAGACGTCACCTTGGGAACATAAAAGGACCGCTGGTTGGGCTTCATCCGGCCGGCTCCGGCTCCTACAAGTGGTGGCCCTGGAAACGGTTCGTCGAAATCGCCGACCGCTTGACGGCGGAATACGAGGCCGGCTTCATTGTATTCTGTGGCGCCCGGGAGGCCGATTTGGGCGACAGCATCGCTCGGGCCATTCGTGCTCCTTCTTTTGCCACCAACGGTCTCTATGACCTTTCCGTTGTAGCGGGAATGCTGAAACAGTGTGACTTGCTCGTAACCACCGACAGTGGGCCCATGCACATGGGGTTCTCTCTCGAGGTGCCTACCCTGGCCCTCATAGGCGCGGACCACCCTGCTCGCATCGGACCATACAGGGTTGGTCAGGTCGAAGTGTTGTATCGGAAAGAGGAGGTGTGCGCGGAACCCAAGTGTACGAATCGGAAGTGCCCGGACAACGTGTGCCTCAAGGCCATTGAAGTGGACGATGTGTGGGAACGGATTTCGACTCGTTTTCGAGCGATTCTGAACAATGGTCGGACGAAGGAGATTCTTTGA
- a CDS encoding SDR family oxidoreductase, which translates to MQGMKVDLAGKVAVVTGGTRGLGKALALALGRSGAKVAVFGRKQENVDAALEEFQAAGIESMGMTAKVGDTQQISEVFAAVRERLQGIDILVNNVGMNIFTPMVSEADEKLWTKTIETNLTGVFLCTKEAVKSMKERGGGKIVNVSSIAGQRATFGLGIYCVAKAGVDMLTKVLAKELAASNIQVNAVAPSVIRTDFSKPMWSNENTLKQILQTRPRPQAERKRA; encoded by the coding sequence ATGCAAGGAATGAAGGTGGATCTTGCAGGTAAGGTGGCTGTGGTGACAGGAGGAACCCGCGGTCTGGGAAAAGCCCTGGCGCTGGCCTTAGGCCGTTCGGGAGCCAAGGTGGCTGTTTTCGGTCGCAAACAGGAAAATGTGGACGCCGCCCTGGAGGAATTTCAAGCCGCGGGCATCGAGTCGATGGGCATGACGGCCAAGGTGGGGGACACCCAACAGATCTCGGAAGTGTTCGCGGCGGTTAGGGAGAGGTTACAAGGTATAGACATACTGGTTAACAATGTGGGAATGAACATTTTCACGCCCATGGTGTCGGAAGCGGACGAGAAGCTTTGGACCAAGACGATCGAGACGAATCTTACAGGCGTCTTCCTCTGCACCAAAGAGGCGGTAAAATCGATGAAGGAACGCGGGGGAGGCAAGATCGTCAATGTGTCCTCCATTGCCGGCCAGAGGGCCACATTCGGTCTCGGCATCTATTGCGTCGCCAAAGCGGGCGTGGATATGCTGACCAAGGTTTTGGCCAAGGAATTGGCCGCCTCGAATATACAGGTAAACGCCGTTGCCCCGAGCGTCATTCGGACGGATTTCAGCAAACCGATGTGGAGCAATGAAAACACCCTCAAACAGATACTGCAAACCCGCCCTCGCCCGCAGGCTGAACGAAAGCGGGCATGA
- a CDS encoding YeeE/YedE family protein: MSGVMKQKFKEGYDLVFAEQWPPMTGGIWIGILSVLCFAWDRPWGVFGGIRVWGDWVFSSLGLYGTPGLDPVLSTSSILSFGLVFGALGSALLSKQFAIRMAPGLEIIKGFVGGSFMGVGASLAGGCNVGGFYTSVSAFSASGLAMMVGLLAGAYLGLRYLLWELEKFPAKSGATVSKGSTEGKFDWKVTQPWIGVLVFAAGIFMAYMYSKRAFINLGGLLLFGMAFGLVIQRTRFCFVRGFRDPFMTGEGVMGRAIAVSLLISIVGFALIKWNGFRPESAYIMNRFWLGGLLGGVIFGVGMVVAGGCGSGTLWRVGEGHVKLMCALIAFTLVGSLFSKFLNVTGLVNRIGLSVFLPASMGYVWAFLLLLAVVIAYYLLVTWNEETDKFTVF, translated from the coding sequence ATGTCGGGTGTTATGAAACAGAAGTTCAAAGAAGGATACGATCTCGTTTTTGCTGAACAATGGCCTCCTATGACAGGCGGCATCTGGATCGGGATTTTAAGCGTGCTATGTTTCGCGTGGGACAGGCCTTGGGGCGTGTTCGGCGGAATTCGCGTTTGGGGTGACTGGGTATTCAGCTCCCTCGGGCTGTACGGCACGCCGGGTCTGGATCCTGTTTTATCGACCTCATCCATCCTGAGTTTCGGTTTGGTATTTGGCGCCTTGGGATCCGCATTGCTTTCGAAACAGTTCGCCATACGCATGGCGCCCGGACTCGAGATTATCAAGGGATTCGTGGGCGGTTCATTCATGGGCGTAGGGGCCAGCCTTGCCGGCGGGTGCAACGTGGGCGGATTCTATACGTCCGTGAGCGCTTTTTCCGCCAGCGGCTTGGCCATGATGGTGGGCCTCTTGGCCGGAGCCTACCTCGGTCTGAGGTACTTGCTCTGGGAACTCGAGAAGTTCCCGGCCAAATCCGGAGCGACGGTTTCCAAAGGCTCCACGGAGGGCAAGTTTGACTGGAAAGTGACTCAACCGTGGATCGGTGTTCTCGTGTTCGCCGCAGGCATCTTCATGGCCTACATGTACTCCAAACGAGCCTTTATCAACCTGGGAGGACTGCTTCTGTTCGGAATGGCCTTCGGTCTGGTGATTCAGCGGACGCGGTTTTGCTTTGTTCGCGGCTTTCGAGACCCGTTCATGACGGGTGAAGGCGTGATGGGACGCGCCATCGCCGTCAGTCTCCTCATCAGCATCGTCGGATTCGCTCTCATCAAGTGGAACGGCTTCCGTCCGGAAAGCGCCTATATAATGAACCGCTTCTGGCTCGGAGGACTCCTTGGGGGCGTCATTTTCGGCGTCGGCATGGTGGTGGCCGGAGGCTGCGGCAGCGGAACACTTTGGCGGGTCGGCGAAGGCCACGTAAAGCTCATGTGCGCCCTGATCGCGTTCACCCTGGTCGGTTCGCTTTTTTCCAAGTTTCTCAACGTCACGGGGCTCGTCAACAGGATCGGACTGTCCGTGTTCCTGCCGGCATCCATGGGTTATGTATGGGCTTTTCTTCTCCTTCTGGCCGTTGTGATCGCTTATTATCTGCTGGTCACCTGGAACGAGGAGACGGACAAATTTACAGTTTTCTAA
- a CDS encoding sulfurtransferase TusA family protein, with protein MAEDIKPNETLDCRGLSCPMPILKTKKAMQKMKSGEILELLSSDPGTKNDIPAFVKKGGHQLLGTKEDEGFIRFYLKVG; from the coding sequence ATGGCGGAAGACATTAAGCCGAACGAAACGCTGGACTGCCGTGGGCTGAGTTGCCCCATGCCGATTCTGAAAACGAAAAAGGCCATGCAGAAGATGAAATCCGGAGAGATCCTGGAACTCCTCAGCTCCGATCCCGGTACCAAAAACGACATACCCGCATTCGTGAAAAAGGGCGGGCACCAACTGCTGGGAACCAAAGAGGACGAGGGATTCATTCGTTTTTACCTCAAGGTAGGTTAA
- a CDS encoding glycosyltransferase family 4 protein, whose translation MKHVAMIGPELTPIPPIRGGATENWIENVCRRMGRYRCTVYSPTDPELPRRETRNGVDYVRIASGRLSRRVAELFHRPDNRYVKRVLNHLEKTKPDLVHVQNRPLIAAHLRRYLPSQVPIILQMHNLYNYLGKYERPEGEWSIPVDLFLAVSRFVLERERDRLARGAKRLAVLPNGVDTDCYSPSGKEERVRELRRRYGLDGKRVILYTGKLRENKGVSVLFQAMRTVFQSDACKDVMLLLVGGTHFGRNRADRKTDYYRRLMQMISNHEHRVVITGFVRPDEMHFYYGLGDLCVCPSQLEEGFPSVLLEAMAARLPVVTTRLGGIPELVSHERTGILMDSADDSNELAVRILELLARRDECLRLGANAREEVVRNFSWPVVAEKTESTYDELMESKKWDSGTRPF comes from the coding sequence ATGAAACACGTCGCCATGATCGGACCCGAGCTGACCCCCATCCCCCCCATACGAGGCGGAGCTACGGAGAACTGGATAGAGAATGTGTGCCGGCGAATGGGCCGGTATCGTTGTACGGTGTACAGCCCCACCGATCCGGAGTTACCCCGTCGCGAAACCAGAAACGGAGTGGACTACGTCCGGATCGCTTCGGGACGACTGAGTCGCAGGGTGGCTGAGTTGTTTCACCGGCCGGACAACCGATACGTCAAACGAGTGTTGAACCATCTGGAGAAAACGAAGCCCGATCTGGTCCATGTTCAGAACAGACCCTTAATCGCGGCTCACCTGCGCCGTTACCTTCCCTCCCAAGTGCCCATCATTCTACAGATGCACAACCTGTACAATTACCTTGGCAAGTATGAACGTCCCGAGGGTGAGTGGTCCATTCCCGTCGATCTCTTTCTGGCGGTCAGCCGATTTGTTCTAGAGCGGGAGCGGGATCGGCTGGCAAGGGGTGCAAAGCGGTTAGCGGTCTTGCCCAACGGCGTTGACACGGACTGTTACTCGCCTTCCGGAAAAGAGGAGCGAGTTCGCGAACTGAGACGGAGGTACGGGCTCGATGGGAAACGGGTCATACTCTATACGGGGAAGCTGCGGGAAAACAAAGGAGTCAGCGTCCTGTTTCAAGCCATGCGAACCGTTTTCCAGAGCGATGCCTGCAAGGACGTGATGCTGCTGTTGGTGGGCGGCACGCATTTTGGCAGGAATCGAGCCGATCGTAAGACGGATTATTACAGGCGCCTGATGCAGATGATCTCGAACCATGAACATCGGGTCGTAATCACGGGGTTCGTCCGACCCGATGAAATGCATTTCTACTACGGCCTTGGAGACCTCTGCGTATGCCCTTCCCAGCTGGAAGAGGGATTTCCTTCGGTTCTGCTCGAAGCCATGGCGGCGCGACTGCCGGTCGTGACGACTCGTCTGGGAGGTATCCCGGAACTGGTCTCCCACGAAAGAACGGGCATACTCATGGACAGCGCCGACGATTCGAACGAACTGGCCGTGCGAATTTTGGAGTTGCTCGCACGCCGGGATGAATGCCTGCGTCTGGGCGCAAATGCGAGGGAAGAAGTGGTCCGGAATTTCTCATGGCCCGTGGTGGCTGAAAAAACGGAATCTACCTACGACGAATTGATGGAAAGCAAGAAGTGGGACTCTGGAACAAGACCGTTCTAG
- a CDS encoding dinitrogenase iron-molybdenum cofactor biosynthesis protein gives MAPGGLDAVRSGHFGHCDAFTLVHVEGDFIKEVQIVANQEHVQGGCMVPVNLLASYSVNAIIVGGIGMRPLMGFRQAGIQVYFDAEEPNIRPVVEQWMKGMLPEISDQQVCGAHL, from the coding sequence ATGGCGCCGGGGGGACTGGACGCCGTTCGTTCCGGACATTTTGGACACTGCGATGCCTTCACATTGGTTCACGTGGAAGGGGATTTCATCAAAGAAGTCCAGATCGTCGCCAACCAGGAGCACGTTCAGGGCGGATGCATGGTGCCCGTCAATCTGCTCGCTTCTTATAGTGTGAATGCGATCATCGTAGGCGGTATCGGTATGAGGCCCCTCATGGGGTTTCGTCAGGCGGGCATCCAGGTCTATTTTGATGCCGAAGAACCTAACATTCGGCCGGTGGTCGAGCAATGGATGAAGGGGATGCTGCCCGAAATCTCGGACCAGCAGGTCTGCGGCGCCCACTTATAG
- a CDS encoding biotin--[acetyl-CoA-carboxylase] ligase produces MERHEQIIEVLLDRSAPVSGNVLAETLGISRTAVWKAIRKLIRMGYGIEAEPRRGYRVVRTPDLLFPALIRRHSDTRILARDIRYFDSLHSTNLTAKEAAIEGARDGALVVAESQTGGRGRLNRTWLSPKGANLLFSMVLRPNIPPQRVFRLNMTASVSIVEAVRDLTSLDPGIKWPNDVYLGPRKLAGLLTEFSVAGEAVEYVVVGIGLNVNMDPEEYPEIRNVATSVRAEVGHTVSRLELLGKILSRMDVWYDRLIRGEDHGLKALWNSYSTVIGRQVEVRSADQALLGRALTIDDEGALILEDESGMQHRVLCGDLSLRLKA; encoded by the coding sequence ATGGAACGACACGAGCAGATTATCGAGGTCCTCCTGGATCGGTCCGCGCCGGTATCCGGCAACGTTTTGGCCGAGACCTTGGGCATATCGCGTACCGCCGTGTGGAAGGCCATCCGGAAGTTGATACGGATGGGATACGGTATCGAGGCCGAGCCCAGGCGCGGCTACCGCGTCGTTCGGACGCCCGACCTTCTCTTCCCGGCGCTGATTCGCCGTCATTCCGACACGCGTATCCTCGCCCGAGACATCCGGTACTTCGATTCGCTCCACTCGACCAATCTTACGGCCAAGGAGGCCGCCATCGAGGGAGCCCGGGACGGCGCCCTGGTCGTTGCTGAAAGCCAAACCGGAGGCCGCGGAAGGCTGAATCGCACCTGGCTGTCTCCCAAGGGCGCCAACCTGTTGTTCTCGATGGTCTTAAGACCCAATATCCCTCCCCAGAGAGTGTTCCGGCTGAACATGACCGCCTCGGTGTCCATAGTGGAGGCGGTACGCGACCTGACTTCACTCGATCCCGGCATCAAATGGCCCAACGATGTATACTTGGGCCCTAGAAAATTGGCCGGCCTGCTGACGGAATTCTCCGTCGCAGGAGAAGCCGTGGAATACGTGGTGGTAGGCATCGGACTGAACGTGAACATGGATCCGGAAGAGTATCCCGAGATCCGGAATGTGGCCACGAGCGTCCGGGCCGAGGTGGGCCATACCGTTTCCAGGCTCGAACTCCTGGGAAAAATCCTGTCCCGCATGGACGTGTGGTATGACAGATTAATCCGGGGAGAAGACCACGGACTGAAAGCGCTTTGGAACTCCTACTCTACGGTCATCGGACGGCAGGTGGAAGTTCGTTCGGCGGATCAGGCCCTTTTGGGTAGGGCCCTCACCATAGACGACGAAGGCGCCCTCATTCTCGAGGATGAGAGCGGAATGCAGCATCGAGTGCTGTGCGGAGATCTCAGTCTCCGCCTCAAGGCTTGA